A genomic stretch from Photobacterium atrarenae includes:
- a CDS encoding Dyp-type peroxidase produces MSANLNQTNIEIDDPNFRAVFQNLQGNILKGHGRDHSRHIFFAFKGDSDQNQQVLNKLAEKVTSAEAQHQQQSSYKQTGQAHLFVNLMLSCSGYQQLGIAPKDWPDDPAFRAGMKDLQTPFDTLPRGGHTPTANPLNDDISQWESGFQGRIDGMLLLALGGMAPDHAERTLTAEVQALQQTYDDNLELLFVQRGHVMRNDKGQVIEHFGFVDGVSNPKFLFSDLNEEFRNGGYSRNDPSAPLNLVLVKDPGGNPDSYGSYVVYRKLQQNIKGFWDRLALLANHLSENSSSPIDAEYAGALCVGRFKDGTPVSEQGNDGWSNLFNNFSYDDDADGLRCPFHAHTRKTNPRGDTVRQFNSPPTIERSRRIVRRGISYGETELSPEQEWTDAGLLFMCMQASIVDQFIFMQHTWCNNAGFVRPGTGIDPLVGQAPADAAPPPQQWRSGWSNPNASTTDFSFAGFVKTQGGEYFFMPSLDFLQSLGCRQGA; encoded by the coding sequence ATGTCGGCCAACCTCAACCAAACCAATATCGAGATCGATGATCCCAACTTCCGGGCGGTGTTTCAAAATCTGCAGGGAAATATCCTCAAAGGGCATGGCCGGGATCACTCCCGCCATATCTTTTTTGCCTTCAAGGGCGACAGTGACCAGAACCAACAGGTACTCAATAAGTTAGCAGAGAAAGTCACCTCAGCCGAAGCACAGCATCAACAGCAAAGTTCGTATAAACAAACCGGGCAGGCCCACTTATTCGTCAACCTCATGCTTAGCTGCAGCGGCTATCAGCAACTGGGCATCGCGCCCAAGGACTGGCCGGATGATCCCGCCTTCCGGGCCGGGATGAAAGATCTGCAAACGCCATTTGACACCCTGCCCCGCGGCGGCCACACCCCAACCGCCAATCCGCTCAATGATGACATCAGTCAGTGGGAATCCGGCTTTCAGGGGCGCATCGACGGGATGCTCCTGCTGGCACTCGGCGGCATGGCTCCCGACCATGCAGAACGCACCCTGACCGCGGAAGTTCAGGCGCTGCAGCAAACTTACGACGACAACCTCGAGCTGCTGTTTGTTCAACGCGGCCATGTCATGCGCAATGACAAAGGCCAGGTGATCGAGCATTTCGGCTTTGTCGATGGTGTCAGCAACCCGAAATTCCTGTTCAGCGATCTCAATGAAGAATTTCGCAACGGCGGCTACAGCCGCAATGATCCCAGCGCGCCGCTGAATCTGGTGCTGGTCAAGGATCCGGGCGGCAACCCCGACAGCTACGGCAGTTACGTGGTCTACCGCAAGCTGCAACAGAACATCAAAGGATTCTGGGACCGGTTGGCCCTACTGGCCAACCACCTGTCGGAAAACAGCTCGAGCCCCATCGATGCCGAATATGCCGGGGCGCTGTGTGTCGGGCGTTTCAAGGATGGCACCCCGGTTTCAGAGCAGGGTAATGACGGCTGGAGCAATTTGTTTAACAACTTCAGCTACGACGATGATGCCGACGGCTTGCGCTGCCCGTTCCATGCCCACACCCGAAAAACCAACCCGCGGGGCGATACGGTGCGCCAGTTTAATTCGCCCCCGACCATCGAACGCAGCCGCCGGATTGTGCGCCGTGGGATCAGTTACGGTGAGACCGAGCTGAGCCCGGAGCAGGAATGGACCGACGCCGGGCTGCTCTTCATGTGCATGCAGGCCAGCATCGTCGATCAATTTATCTTTATGCAGCACACCTGGTGTAACAATGCCGGGTTCGTTCGCCCGGGCACCGGCATTGACCCGCTGGTCGGCCAGGCGCCAGCTGATGCCGCACCGCCGCCCCAACAGTGGCGCTCGGGCTGGAGCAACCCGAACGCCAGCACGACCGACTTTTCTTTCGCCGGTTTTGTCAAAACCCAAGGCGGTGAATATTTCTTTATGCCGAGCCTGGATTTCCTGCAAAGCCTCGGCTGCCGGCAAGGAGCGTAA
- a CDS encoding carboxymuconolactone decarboxylase family protein yields the protein MSLRLPYYDQPEGLDPAGRRIYDQIHHSRGHVVGVFALLLNSPPLAEYTADLGGYLRFDTQLPPPVKELVILTTLREHLCQFEWAAHETFAQTAGIPRALIDQIKARAPITPGHLTGFNDAALIHSIRELIDAKRISNTNYNALTADFTTREITDIIALAGYYAMVSCILNAAELAAPANLPHLPEPDHPTNLTLTE from the coding sequence ATGAGCCTGCGCCTACCCTATTACGATCAACCCGAAGGACTCGACCCTGCAGGACGCCGAATTTATGACCAGATCCATCACAGTCGCGGCCATGTGGTAGGAGTCTTTGCCCTGTTGCTCAACAGTCCGCCACTGGCCGAATACACGGCAGATCTGGGCGGGTATCTACGCTTTGACACCCAGCTCCCCCCGCCGGTTAAGGAATTGGTGATCCTGACCACGCTGCGCGAGCACCTGTGTCAGTTTGAGTGGGCAGCCCATGAAACCTTTGCGCAAACCGCTGGTATTCCCCGCGCGCTGATTGATCAAATCAAAGCCAGAGCACCGATCACCCCGGGTCATCTTACTGGGTTCAATGACGCTGCCCTGATCCACAGCATTCGCGAACTGATTGACGCCAAGCGGATCAGCAACACCAACTACAATGCGTTGACGGCAGATTTTACCACCCGGGAGATCACCGACATCATCGCCCTCGCCGGCTATTACGCCATGGTGTCGTGCATCTTGAACGCTGCCGAGTTGGCCGCCCCGGCAAACCTGCCACACTTGCCGGAGCCGGATCACCCCACCAACCTGACTCTGACGGAGTAA
- a CDS encoding flavin monoamine oxidase family protein, translating into MTDVISLADELHGLLPYEQDDISQAYMDYLKHGLPGKQATPKNILIVGCGIAGMVSATLLKNAGHNVTIVEAANRVGGRIKTFRNTPEKRYFEDDKLTGEAGAMRIPDMHKLVQYLIDYTGVEKQLFLNRSVSKADATSDKLNHPQRDDHGNVDLSNLPATGNNLIHVNYAHTTRHAYEDSEDVSQLLHYALKDNENMPASQLLEAAIGELRREVAEDPKTAWPRIIRRYGEYSMRRFLKEQLPDLSENAIEMIGVLENLESRMSYSFIQSFIELAIITPDTPFWLIKGGTDKFTQAYYDKEHLDDITFLNQTLVDLYRCDTTGKVKITTQVSSEVTEQTVADQETANMLASRSWDEAIITIPFSSLRMVHIWPQMSQEKHKAIRELHYDAATKVLLEFRERFWETQNQIYGGGSVTDLPNRFMYYPSERMGSGKGGVMLASYSWADDARKWDSMTEYERFCYALENVAITHAIHEPDADYATRRKAQQKIRDLCVFKPELYRHDQDNIVGAATVSWMSNPHAFGEAAIFYPGQLELLHHSIIRSEWANPQTQQPILHFAGEHASLKHAWIEGAIESAVNAALLANEDPLPTLKPGATA; encoded by the coding sequence ATGACAGACGTGATTTCCCTAGCTGACGAACTTCATGGCCTACTGCCCTATGAGCAGGATGACATCAGCCAAGCCTACATGGACTATTTAAAACACGGCCTCCCCGGCAAGCAGGCAACCCCAAAAAACATTCTGATCGTCGGGTGCGGCATTGCCGGCATGGTCTCAGCGACACTGCTCAAAAATGCCGGTCACAATGTCACCATTGTCGAAGCCGCCAATCGCGTCGGCGGGCGGATCAAAACCTTCCGCAATACCCCGGAAAAACGCTATTTCGAGGACGATAAACTCACCGGAGAAGCCGGTGCCATGCGGATTCCGGATATGCACAAACTGGTTCAGTATTTGATCGACTACACCGGCGTTGAAAAGCAACTGTTTCTCAACCGCTCGGTGTCCAAAGCCGATGCTACCTCCGACAAACTCAACCACCCGCAGCGCGATGACCACGGCAACGTCGATTTAAGCAACCTGCCAGCCACCGGCAACAACCTCATTCATGTCAATTACGCTCACACCACCCGACATGCTTATGAAGACAGTGAAGATGTCAGCCAGTTGCTGCACTACGCCCTCAAGGATAATGAAAACATGCCGGCCAGTCAGTTGCTGGAAGCCGCCATCGGCGAGCTTCGCCGCGAAGTGGCCGAAGATCCCAAAACAGCCTGGCCACGGATTATCCGGCGCTATGGCGAATATTCCATGCGTCGGTTCCTGAAAGAGCAACTGCCCGATTTATCCGAAAATGCCATTGAAATGATAGGCGTGCTGGAAAACCTCGAATCCCGGATGTCTTACTCATTTATCCAGAGCTTTATCGAACTGGCGATTATCACCCCGGATACCCCGTTTTGGCTCATCAAGGGCGGCACCGACAAGTTCACCCAAGCCTATTATGACAAAGAGCACCTGGATGACATCACCTTCCTCAACCAGACGCTGGTCGACCTCTATCGCTGCGACACCACCGGCAAAGTTAAAATTACCACCCAGGTATCCTCAGAAGTAACAGAGCAAACCGTCGCGGACCAGGAAACCGCAAACATGCTGGCATCACGCAGCTGGGACGAAGCCATTATCACTATCCCGTTTTCCAGCCTGAGAATGGTTCATATCTGGCCGCAAATGAGCCAGGAAAAACACAAAGCGATCCGTGAGCTCCACTATGATGCTGCCACCAAGGTGCTGCTGGAGTTTCGCGAGCGCTTTTGGGAGACCCAAAACCAAATCTACGGTGGCGGCTCCGTCACTGACCTGCCAAACCGGTTTATGTACTACCCGAGTGAGCGGATGGGCTCCGGAAAAGGCGGCGTCATGCTGGCCAGTTACTCCTGGGCCGATGATGCCCGCAAGTGGGACTCGATGACTGAGTACGAACGCTTCTGCTACGCGCTGGAAAATGTCGCCATTACCCACGCCATCCATGAGCCAGATGCCGATTACGCCACCCGCCGCAAGGCCCAACAAAAAATTCGCGATCTCTGTGTCTTTAAGCCGGAGCTATACCGCCACGATCAGGACAATATTGTCGGCGCCGCAACCGTCAGCTGGATGAGTAACCCGCATGCCTTTGGCGAAGCCGCTATTTTCTACCCGGGTCAGCTCGAACTGCTGCACCACTCGATCATTCGCTCGGAATGGGCCAATCCACAAACCCAGCAGCCAATCCTGCACTTCGCCGGCGAACATGCCTCGCTGAAGCATGCCTGGATTGAAGGAGCCATTGAATCGGCGGTCAATGCCGCCCTGCTGGCCAATGAAGATCCGCTGCCAACCCTCAAACCGGGAGCGACCGCATGA
- a CDS encoding ABC transporter substrate-binding protein, giving the protein MTNYLKGVTALTLALSAFPLSAADKVLNVYNWAEYMPTEVLEAFEQQYQVTVNYSTFENNEGMYTKLKLLDNKGYDVVFASTYFIEKMAREGMLAKIDKSKIPNLADVYPGLLKQEFDPSNDYSLPYVWGVTGIAYNTEMVKAGQVKGWRDLWSKDFALQVMLLDDVRDVFGMALKAQGHSINTREESEIKQAYELLRKLRPNIVVYNSDAPHVPYVTGEASVGMQWNGNAYLAKQEMEELEFIYPTEGSILWMDNFIIPAGSEKQELAHQFINFIYQPENQAKLVEEYGFPAPNKKAKQFLPQTVQDNPTIFPPEEDINKGEFTNEVGDAIRIYQKYWQMLKS; this is encoded by the coding sequence ATGACAAATTATCTCAAAGGGGTGACCGCACTTACACTTGCACTATCCGCATTTCCTCTCTCGGCCGCAGATAAGGTGCTGAACGTTTACAACTGGGCGGAGTATATGCCGACCGAGGTGCTGGAAGCATTCGAGCAGCAATACCAGGTCACCGTGAACTATTCGACCTTTGAAAACAACGAAGGGATGTACACCAAGCTGAAGCTACTGGATAACAAAGGCTATGATGTGGTGTTCGCGTCGACCTATTTTATTGAGAAAATGGCCCGCGAAGGGATGCTGGCAAAAATCGACAAATCCAAAATCCCGAACCTGGCCGATGTCTATCCCGGCCTGTTAAAACAGGAATTTGACCCAAGCAATGACTATTCCCTGCCGTATGTCTGGGGCGTAACAGGCATCGCCTACAACACGGAGATGGTCAAAGCCGGTCAGGTAAAAGGCTGGCGTGATTTGTGGTCCAAAGACTTTGCCCTGCAGGTGATGCTGCTCGATGATGTGCGTGATGTGTTCGGCATGGCGCTGAAAGCCCAGGGCCACAGCATCAACACCCGAGAGGAGTCAGAAATCAAGCAAGCGTATGAGCTCCTGCGCAAACTGCGTCCAAACATTGTCGTCTACAATTCCGATGCACCGCATGTCCCTTATGTCACCGGTGAAGCCAGTGTCGGCATGCAATGGAACGGCAATGCTTACCTCGCCAAGCAGGAAATGGAAGAGCTGGAATTTATCTACCCGACCGAGGGGTCGATCCTGTGGATGGACAACTTCATTATTCCGGCTGGCAGTGAAAAGCAGGAACTGGCCCATCAGTTTATCAACTTTATATATCAGCCTGAGAATCAGGCCAAACTTGTCGAAGAGTACGGCTTCCCGGCTCCAAACAAGAAAGCCAAGCAGTTCTTGCCGCAAACCGTGCAGGACAACCCGACGATTTTTCCGCCCGAAGAAGATATCAACAAGGGTGAGTTCACCAACGAGGTCGGTGATGCGATCCGGATCTACCAGAAATACTGGCAGATGCTGAAGAGCTGA
- a CDS encoding NAD(P)/FAD-dependent oxidoreductase produces MFKDSDYIQSYYQATVNPFPEQPSLDQSVEADVCIIGGGMTGLSAAIELRQKGYSVVVLESRRLAWGGSGRNGGQCLVGYCLGLREVDETYGPAWGKQLWDLSCEAVDIARERIERFNIDCDFRQGYIELALNSGQETELQSWLELKQSRYDYPSASWWDQSKIHQVAHTERYLGGLYDANSAHLHPLNYTLGLAQAAKDLGASLYEHSAAVKIEQGQPHVIHTAKGQVKARQVLLACNAYLDGLDRKAQSVVLPVASYIAVTEPLGERQPISNQMAMSDLNNCLDYYRPTADGRILFGGVNHPFNGEYADSMERLRQRLITVFPQLSDVKMDYHWGGLFAVTRSYMPHIAHLGKDIYVAHGYTGHGVGLTNIAGKVVAEAMAGQTERFDVFARIKQSWIPTPQVLRTPALALAIWKAKLEDALG; encoded by the coding sequence ATGTTCAAAGACAGTGATTATATCCAGAGCTATTATCAGGCGACGGTGAACCCGTTTCCCGAGCAACCGTCGCTTGATCAAAGCGTAGAAGCGGATGTGTGTATTATCGGCGGCGGCATGACCGGCCTGAGCGCAGCGATTGAATTGCGCCAGAAAGGGTATTCGGTGGTGGTGCTGGAGTCACGCCGTCTGGCCTGGGGCGGCTCGGGCCGCAATGGCGGCCAGTGCCTGGTCGGCTATTGTCTGGGGCTGCGTGAAGTGGATGAAACCTACGGCCCGGCGTGGGGCAAGCAGCTGTGGGATCTGTCCTGTGAAGCGGTGGATATTGCCCGTGAGCGGATAGAACGTTTCAATATCGATTGTGACTTCCGCCAAGGCTATATCGAGCTGGCGCTGAACTCTGGCCAGGAAACCGAGCTTCAATCCTGGCTCGAGTTGAAACAGAGTCGTTATGACTATCCGAGTGCCAGTTGGTGGGATCAGTCAAAAATTCATCAAGTGGCGCACACCGAACGCTATCTGGGCGGGTTGTACGATGCCAACAGTGCTCATTTGCATCCGCTGAACTACACGCTGGGACTGGCGCAGGCCGCGAAAGACCTCGGGGCCTCGCTTTATGAGCACAGCGCGGCGGTCAAGATTGAACAAGGCCAGCCCCATGTGATCCATACCGCCAAGGGACAAGTGAAAGCCCGTCAGGTCCTGCTGGCGTGTAATGCCTACCTCGACGGTCTGGATCGCAAAGCGCAGAGTGTGGTGCTGCCGGTGGCTTCTTATATAGCGGTGACTGAACCGCTGGGGGAGCGCCAGCCGATCAGTAACCAGATGGCCATGTCGGACTTGAACAACTGTCTGGACTATTACCGCCCGACGGCGGATGGCCGCATTTTGTTTGGTGGGGTGAATCATCCGTTTAACGGCGAATATGCAGACTCGATGGAGCGCTTGCGCCAACGGTTGATCACCGTGTTCCCGCAGCTGTCGGATGTCAAAATGGATTATCACTGGGGTGGCCTGTTTGCCGTGACCCGCTCGTACATGCCGCACATTGCGCATTTGGGGAAAGATATCTATGTCGCACACGGCTATACCGGGCACGGCGTCGGGTTGACCAATATTGCCGGGAAAGTTGTGGCAGAAGCGATGGCGGGTCAGACAGAGCGCTTTGATGTGTTTGCGCGGATCAAGCAAAGCTGGATCCCGACCCCACAAGTGCTGCGGACACCGGCGTTGGCACTGGCGATCTGGAAAGCTAAGCTGGAAGATGCGTTAGGTTAA